Below is a window of Frigoribacterium sp. SL97 DNA.
CAGACGTCGCACCGTGCTGGGGACGACCGATCACCAGGAACCCGCTGTGGACGACACGAGCGAGACGACCAGCGGCACGACCCCGATGACCAGGAACGCCGGCAGGATGCACACGCCGAGCGGCAGCATCAGGGTGACGCCGAGGCGGCCCGCGGCGGCCTGGGCGGCCGTCCGGGCCTCCAGCCGCAACTCGCGGGCCTCGGACCGCAGGAGCAACCCCGCCGGTGCCCCCGCACGACGGGACAGGTCGAGGACCGCCTCGCACCGACGCCGCTCGACCCGGTCGGCGGACTCGCCGACCGGGCCCGCGCCTCCTGGTGGCTCGGTGACCGCGGCCTCGATCCCGCACGAGACGATCGCCTCGTCGACGGTGGCGAGGCCGGACGACCACGAGGCTCCCCCGGACAACGCCACGGCGAGGAGTTCGGGGCGCAGGCCCGGCACCCTCGACGACGGGAGGGCGCCCCGCACGAGTCGGGCGTTCCACCGACGGGCGACCATCACGAGTCCGCCGGCGACGCCGACGCACGCCCAACCGATCGGGGTGCCGACGAGCACCGCACCGGTGTCGAAGCCCAGCCCCAGGGAGAAGAGGAGGCCCACCGGCGGGAGGGCGAGGACCACGTTCGCGGTCGCCCGTGGCCCGCTCAGGGCGACCTGGACGTCACGGCGCGCCTCGTCGGCCGACCGGAGCGCCGACACGAGGGAGTGGAGGCAATCGGCCATCGGGGCCCCGCTCGTCTCGGCCACGCGCCAGGCGCAGGCGACCTGCCTCCACGTGCGGTCGTGCCCGTCGGGGTCCTGGGCGCCCTCGAAGGGTCGGGTGTCGAGCCAGGACACGAGGCTCGTCGACACCGCGACGCCGTCGCCGCCGTCGAGCGCGACCGCCTCGGCGAGCCGTCGGATGACGCCCGGGGGTTCGACCGCGCCGACGTGGCCCCAGGCCCTCGCGGGCGCGACCCCTGCACCGATGAGGACGGCGAGGCGTTCGACCAGGACGGCGGCCGGCGTGAGTCGTGACCGCCGCGTCCTCCGGCGCCCGGGGCCCGGACTCCCGGGACGACGGCCCGGACCACCGGTCACCCCCGTGACCCCGTCCGCGCGACCAGGCGCCCCTCGGGCGTCACCGCGAGATGGCCGATCTCGGCCAGCCTCCGACGACCGTCGCGTCGCTCGAGGTGGAACACGGCGTCGATCGCGCTGACGGCCTGCCGGGCGAGCGCGTCCACCCCGAGCCCGGCGAGTGCCCCGAGAGCCTCGAGTCGGGCGGGGACGTCGTCCAGACCGTTGGCGTGGACCGTGCCCGCGCCTCCGTCGTGCCCGGTGTTCAGGGCCGAGAGCAGGTCGCGGATCTCCGGCCCGCGGACCTCGCCCACGACGAGACGGTCGGGTCGCATCCGCAGCGCCTCGCGGACGAGACGGGACAGGTCGACTCCACCCGCTCCCTCGAGATTGGGCTGCCGCGTCTCGAGCGCCACGACGTGCGGATGGCGTGGCCGCAACTCGGCGACGTCCTCGATGGTGACGATGCGGTCGGAGACGGGAGCCTCGGACAACAGTGCGGCGAGGAACGTGGTCTTCCCGGCCCCGCCCGACCCGCTGACCAGGACGTTGGCACGGCGCTCCACGCAGCTGATCACCGCCTCGAGGGCCCCCGCGGGGAAGAACCCCCGACGATCGAGGTCGAGGAGCGACATCGACTCGACCCGGGGCACCCGGATCGAGAGCGCCGTCCCCGCGACCGCCAGCGGAGGCAGGACGACGTGGACCCGGAGACCGTCGCCCAGGCGCACGTCGACGCACGGGCTCGACTCGTCGACGTGGCGTCCCCCGAGCGAGACCAGGCGCACCGCGACCTGCCGAGCCGAGGCCTCGGAGAGATGGATGCTCGTCTCGGGCTCGGCCCCGTCGCCGCGATCGACCCAGACGCCCACGCCGCCGGTCACGAAGACGTCGGTGACGGCCGGGTCGTCGAGGAGGCGCCCCAGGGGCCCGAATGCGGAACGCTCGGGTCGCGCAAGGCGCCCTTGTACCCCGAATCGAGCGTCTGTACCCCGGTCCAGGCCGAGCGCCGGAACGGGAGGCAGGGTGAAGCGGGACGGAGGGTGACGGAGGGTGAGGGACGGGTGACCGGCGTTGTCGAGCTGAGGCGCGGAGGACATGGTCCCGACCGTAAGGAGCGCCCGGTCGGCACAGACAGATCGGTAGAGCACCGTGGGGACGGATCGTCGATGAACGCCCTTGGGGACGAGCCGAGCACCCACCCGGGCGACCGCCGGGTTAAAAGAGAGGGGCGGCACCGGTTGGGGGGAACCGGTGCCGCCACGTGCGCCGGGCGATTGGGGGGAATCAGCACGACGCACGTCGGAATTGAATCCGACTCGCCAAGTGTACCCCAGGTCGGCTCCGGAACACCACGTCGTCCGGCCGCCACGCGCGCGCGGCCCGCCCTTGCCCGGTGGGACCTCCGGAGTAAGGTCGTCGGCGCGGCTCCGAGCCGCGGTTCACGCAACGACGCGAGAGGACTTCCGATGCTCGACGGCACCGACGACCAGCCCACCGAAGGACGCACCTTCGCTCCGCCTGCCGACTTCGTCCGGACGGCCGTCGTCGGCTCGGACCTCGCCGGACGAGCCGCCGCCGACCGGCTCGCCTTCTGGGGTGACCAGGCCCGTGAGCGGCTCACGTGGGACCGGGTCCCGACCGAGACGCTCGACTGGACGGACGCGCCCTTCGCCCGGTGGTTCGCCGACGGCACGCTGAACGTCGCCTACAACTGCCTGGATCGTCACGTCGAGGCAGGGCACGGGGATCGCGTCGCGCTGCACTGGGAGGGCGAGCCCGGCGACGCCCGCTCGGTGACCTACGCCGAGCTGACCGACGACGTCAAGCGCGCGGCGAACCTGCTGCTGTCACTCGGCGTGCAGGCGGGCGACCGCGTCGTCGTCTACCTCCCGCAGATCCCGGAGGCTGTGGTGACCATGCTCGCCGTGGCCCGGATCGGAGCGGTCCACTCGGTCGTCTTCGGCGGTTTCAGTGCCGAGAGCCTGCGCGCGCGCATCGACGACGCCGGTGCTCGCCTGGTCGTCACGGCGGACGGAGGCTGGCGCAAGGGAGCGGTCTCCCCGCTCAAGGCCGCCGTGGACGAGGCCCTGGCGGTGGACGGCGACTCGACGGTCGAGCACGTCCTCGTCGTGCGACGAGGCGGCAACGACGTCGACTGGACCGACGGACGCGACGTCTGGTGGCACGACGCGATCGAGACCGTGGACGCCGAACACGTCGCCGAACCGTTCGAGGCCGAGCACCCGCTCTTCATCCTGTACACGAGCGGCACGACCGGGAAGCCCAAGGGCATCCTGCACACCTCCGGGGGCTACCTCACGCAGGTCGCCTACAGCCACTCCGTCGTCTTCGACCTGCACCCCGAGACCGACGTCTACTGGTGCACGGCGGACGTCGGGTGGATCACCGGGCACAGCTACGTCGTCTACGGCCCGCTCGCCAACGGTGCGACGCAGGTGCTCTACGAGGGCACCCCCGACTTCCCCGCACCGGGCCGCTGGTGGGACCTCGTCGAGAAGTACGGGGTGACGATCTTCTACACCGCGCCGACGGCCATCCGGGGCTTCATGAAGTCCGGGAGGGAGATCCCGGCGGCCCGCGACCTGACGTCCCTGCGCCTCCTGGGGTCGGTCGGCGAGCCCATCAACCCGGAGGCCTGGCTGTGGTTCCGCGAGGTGATCGGTGCCGGCCGGACGCCCATCGTCGACACGTGGTGGCAGACCGAGACGGGTGCGCAGATGATCTCGGCGCTGCCGGGTGTCACCACCACCAAGCCCGGATCGGCCCAGACCCCCCTGCCGGGCATCTCGGTCGACGTGGTCGACGACCACGGCACCCCGGTGGCGAACGGCGAGAGCGGCCTCCTGGTCGTGTCCGAGCCGTGGCCGTCGATGCTGCGAGGCATCTGGGGTGACCCCGACCGCTACGTCGAGACGTACTGGAGCCGCTTCGGCGACCGCTACTTCGCCGGCGACGGTGCCCGCCGCGACGAGGACGGCGACATCTGGCTGCTCGGCCGGGTCGACGACGTGATGAACGTCTCGGGTCACCGTCTGTCGACCGCCGAGATCGAGTCGGCCCTCGTGTCGCACCCGATCGTCGCCGAGTCGGCGGTCGTCGGTGCCGCCGACGAGACCACCGGTCAGGCGGTGGTCGCCTTCGTCATCCTGCGGAACAAGGCGAGGACGACGCAGACCCCCGAGGAGGCGGTGGCCACCCTGCGCGCGCACGTCGCCCACCAGATCGGCGCGATCGCGCGACCGCGCACCGTGGTGCTCGTCGACGAGCTGCCGAAGACGCGCTCGGGCAAGATCATGCGCCGCCTGCTGAGGGACGTGGCGGAGGGCCGCGAGGTCGGCGACACGACCACGCTGGCGGACACGTCGGTCATGTCGGTGATCACCGCCGAGATGCGCTGACCCCGGCGCGACGACGGCCCCTCCTCGTCGAGAGGAGGGGCCGTCGTCACGACCGGACGAGGAGGCGCGTCAGCGGACCTCGAGGACGAGTTCGACCTCGACCGGCGAGTCGAGCGGCAGCACCGCGACCCCGACGGCGCTCCGGGCGTGACGCCCGGCCTCGCCGAAGATCTGGCCCAGGAGGTCGGACGCGCCGTTGATCACCCCGGGCTGGCCGGAGAAGCCGGGATCGGAGGCGACGAAACCGGTCAGCTTGACGACGCGGAGGACGTCGTCGAGCGAGTCGAGCACCGTCGCCGCGGCGGCCAGGGCGTTCAGCACGCAGGTCGCGGCCAGCGCCTGCGCGTCGGCGGGCTCGACCAGCCCGTGACCGTCACCCACCTTGCCCGTGGTCGGCAGCCGACCGTCGACGAACGGCAGCTGCCCCGCCGTGTAGACGAGCGACCCCGTGCGGAGGGCAGGGACGTACGAGCCCGCGGGTGCCGCGACGGGAGGGAGGACGAGACCGAGCTCGGCCAGGCGCTCGTCGACCGTCGTCATCAGGCGTCCTGCCGAGGGCGCTTCAGCCACGCGACGGGACCACCCTCGGGCCCCTGGGTCACCTGGACGAGTTCCCATCCGTCGGAGCCCCAGTTGTTGAGGATCGCCGTGCTGTTGTGCACCAGCAGGGGCGTCGTCGTGTACTCCCAAAGGACCATTTCGGCTTCCGTTCAGCTTGAAAATCGGCGATGTCGCTTACCCTGATCCTATGTCTGCCCAAAAATCGAAGCCCACGTCAGCCATCGGGGCACTCTTCGGATTCGTCGGCTTCAGCGTCCTGGCCGGCCTCCTGGTGACCATCGGCGTGACACCGGCCATCGCGGTCGCCGGCATGACGGCCTCGAGTTCGATCGGCGTCTTCGAGTCGATCCCCGAGTACATCGAGATCGGCAAGCTGCAGCAGCGCAACACGCTGTACGCGACCCAGGGCGGGCAGCAGGTCCCCTTCGCGACCCTCTACAGCGAGAACCGCGTCGAGCTCTCGTGGGACGAGGTCAGCCCGAACCTCAAGACCGCCGTCGTCGCCGGCGAGGACCGTCGCTTCTACGAGCACGGCGGCGTCGACGTCACCTCGCTCGTGCGCGCGGCCGTGGGCTCCGCAGGCGCCGGCGAGTTGGGCGCGAGCGGTGGCGGCTCGACCCTGACGATGCAGCTCGTCCGCAACATCCGCATCGCGCAGTCGCAGCAGCTGCCGACGGCGGACGAGCGCGACGCCGCCTACAAGGAGGCGACCACCACGACCCTCGACCGCAAGCTGGAAGAGATGAAGTTCGCGATCGGGCTCGAGAAGAAGTACAGCAAGGACGACATCCTCCTGGCGTACCTCAACATCGCGTACTTCGGCGACCAGACCTACGGCGTGCAGGCCGCCGCCCAGCACTACTACAACAAGAGCGCGGCCGACCTGACGGTCCCCGAGGCCGCGAGCCTCATCGCGATCGTCCAGTACCCGGACTCGCGCAACATGTCGACGCCCGAGAAGTACCCGGCCAACAAGGCCCGGCGCGACGTCATCATCAAGTCGATGCTCGCCGAGAAGGACATCGACCAGGCGACGGCCGACGCCTCTCTGGCCACGCCCGTCGAGAGCTACGTCGTCCTCACGGCGCCCACGCAGGGCTGCGGCGCGGTCACGGTCCCCTCGGCCGCCTACTTCTGCGACTACGTGAAGAAGAGCATCAAGGACCTCGCCGTCCTGGGCTCGTCTCCTGAGGAACGCCAGGCCAACTGGAACACCGGTGGTTACGACGTCTACACGACGCTGAACCTCGACCTCAACGAGAACGCCAAGGCGCAGGTCGACAAGTACGCTCCGGCCAGCGAGGCCAACTTCCAGCTGGGCAGCGTGGTCGACAGCGTCGAGGCCGGTACCGGCCGCGTCGTCGTGATGGCACAGAACACCACGTTCTCCGAGACGTCGAGCCCCGACCGCACCCTCACCTCGGTGAACTACAGCACCGACCGGGACTACGGCGGATCGATCGGCTTCCAGCCCGGTTCGACCTACAAGCCCTTCACCCTCATCGACTGGCTCGAGCAGGGGCACGGCATCTACGAGAGCGTCAACGCCAAGCCGCGGACGTTCAACATGACCATCGACGGCAGCCGGGGCAACAAATACGCCCCCAAGAACGACGCGGGCGAGCAGCCCGGCCAGATGAGCGTCGCGGACGCGACGGCCAAGTCGATGAACACGGCCTACGCGGCCATGGCCGAGAAGCTCGACATCGCCGACATCAACGGCGTCGCGAAGAAGCTCGGCGTTCACCGTGCCGACGGGGGCGAGATGCACGACTTCGCGTCGTCGATCCTCGGCACCGCCGACGAGATCGCGCCGCTGACCATGGCGACCGCATACGCCGGGATCGCCGCGGGCGGCGTCTACTGCTCGCCGATCATCGTGGACAACATCAAGGACGACAAGGGTGTCGACCTCGGCGGCCAGCCGCAGTCGTGCAGCCAGGTCGTCGACCCCCAGGTCGCCGCGGCCGCCGCGGTGGCCATGCAGGGCCTCTGGCGGAACGGCACCGGCGTCGGCGGCCTCCCGGCGGACGGCTACCCCGAGATCGGCAAGACCGGCACCACCGACCTCAAGGACCAGATCTGGATCATCGGCGCGACGTCGAAGATCGCCACGGCCGTGTGGCAGGGCGTCGCGGACGGCCCCAAGAAGAGCCTCCGCAGCTACAACTCCCCCAACCTGGCCGGCTCGACCAGCTACGCGACGGCCCGCGTGCAGTACTTCAAGGCCGTCCAGAGCGTCAACAACACCGTGTACCCGGGAGGCGCGTTCGGCGAGGCCTCGGGCGCGGTGCTCCGCGGTTCGGGCGTCGCCGTGCCCGACATGGCCGGCACGACGCCCTCGGCCGCCCAGGCGCTGCTGAGGGGCGTCTCCCTGGTCTACGCGGACGGTGGCACCCAGCCGTCGGCCCTGCCCGCGGGTCAGGTCATCGGCTCGGACCCCGCCGTGGGCAGCGTCGTGTCCAAGGGCACGACCGTGAAGGTCTTCACCAGCGACGGCAGCGGCGCAGCCGCGGTCCCGGACGTGACCCGGCAGAAGGTGGGCGACGCGGTCAAGTCGATCGGCGGAGCCGGGTTCGACGCGTCCAAGGTGTCCATCGCGGGCTTCACGCCCGGAGACGGGAAGAACGCCTGCCAGGTCGCCTCGACGAATCCTGCCGCCAACACGTCCGTCGCGAAGGACTCGGCCATCGGGCTGACCGTCTACGGCGACAGGGACGGCAACGACCCGGGCAACTGCGCGTGAGCCCACGGAGCACCGGCGGGCCGAGCGCCCTCCAGACGACGGCCGTGACCGCAGCAGCGGGCGCGGCCGTCGGCCTCGGGGCGCTGGCCTGGGGCGTGTTCGTCGAACGCAACCGGTTCACCGTGCGGCACGAGGTGTTGCCCGTCCTCGAGCCCGGCTCCCGGACGCTGACGATCCTGCACCTGTCCGACCTGCACCTCGCACCCTGGCAGGCCGAGAAGCAGGAATGGATCCGCGGCCTCGCCGTGCTCGAACCCGATCTCATCGTCAACACGGGCGACAACATCGGCCACGAGGACGCCCACACCGCGCTCGAGTACGCCCTCGAGCCCTTCCGAGGCGTCCCCGGGGTCTTCGTCAACGGCTCCAACGACTACTACGGACCCTCCCCCAAGAACCCCCTGGCCTACTTCGGCGGCCCGAGCAAGGCCCACCGCACGCCCGTCGACCTCGACGTCGACCGGATGCAGTCGTTCTTCACCGACCAGCTCGGCTGGCTCGACCTGAACAACAGGGCCCGTGCGCTCGAGATGCGAGGCTCGCGCCTCGAACTCTTCGGGGTCAACGACGCCCACCGCGGCTGGGACCGCCTCGACCGCATCCCCGGTGCCCTCGACGACCTCCGCGAGAACGTGGGCTGGCAGGACGACCACGGTGGACCCGAGCCCATCAGCATCGGCGTCACCCATGCGCCGTACCAACGCGTGCTCAACTCCTTCGTCAACAACGGTGCCGACGTCATCTTCGGCGGGCACACCCACGGCGGACAGGTCCAGGTGCCCGGCTACGGTGCCCTCGTCACCAACTGCGACCTGCCGCGCAGCAAGGTCAGCGGTCTGACGACCTGGAGCCACGCCCGCAAGACCGCACACCTCGAGATCTCGGCCGGTCTGGGCACCTCGATCTACGCCCCCGTGCGGTTCTCGTGCCGCCCCGAAGCCGTGATCGTGACCCTGACGGCCTGAGCACGACCGGAGTGACACGAGCAGGCCCGAACATGGGCTATTCTTGTCAGGTTGCTTCACGTGAGAACGCGAAGACATCGGGGTGTGGCGCAGCTTGGTAGCGCGCCTCGTTCGGGACGAGGAGGTCGTGGGTTCGAATCCCGCTACCCCGACCACAAACAAATGGCTCCACCTTCGGGTGGAGCCATTTGTTTCTCTGTGCTCGTTGGTTCGCCCTGCGGGCGACACGAATCGGCGCCACCTTCGGGTAGGGCCGGTTTCTTCTCGTGTTCGCCGCTTCGCCGGTTCGCCCTCGGGCGACACCGGTCAGGCGAGGCGGCCGCCGGACTCGGCGAGATAGCAGGCACCGCAGAGCGACTCGTATGTCACCTGCTGACCGTCGATGGCGACCTGGTCGCCGTCGAACACGAAGCGGTCACCGACCGTGCGCGCCGTGAAGACCGCCTTGCGACCGCAGCGGCAGATCGTCTTGAGCTCTTCGAGCGAATGGGCCACCTCGAGCAGTCGCCGACTACCGGGGAAGGCCACCGTGCGGAAGTCCGTCCGGATGCCGTAGGCCAGTACGGGGACGTCGTCGAGGATCGCGATGCGCAAGAGGTCGTCGATCTGGTGCGGCGCCAGGAACTGCGCCTCGTCGACGAGCAGACAGGCCAGGCTCGACCCGGTCTCGGCCCGGACGGCGTCGCGGCGGGCCGAGAAGACCTGGCGGACCTCGTCGTCGGGGGCGAAGGTGACGTCCGCGGCCCGGGTCACGCCCAGCCGCGAGACGATGGCGTCGTCACCCTTGGTGTCGACGCCCGGCTTGGCGAGCAGGACCCGCTGACCGCGTTCTTCGTAGTTGTACGCCGCCTGCAGCAGAGCCGTGCTCTTGCCGCTGTTCATCGCGCCGTAGCGGAAGTAGAGCTTGGCCACTACTGCAGGTAACCGTCTTCGGCGGCCCGACGGATGAGCTCGGACTTCTTGCTGGCCGGACGGTTGGCCTTGGCGTACTTCTCGCGGACGCGCCGGAGGAAGGTCTTCGCCGTCTCGTACTGCACGTTCATCTGCGCGGCGACCTCGTTGGTGCTGAAGCCCGAGACGTACAACCGGAACGCC
It encodes the following:
- a CDS encoding metallophosphoesterase produces the protein MTAAAGAAVGLGALAWGVFVERNRFTVRHEVLPVLEPGSRTLTILHLSDLHLAPWQAEKQEWIRGLAVLEPDLIVNTGDNIGHEDAHTALEYALEPFRGVPGVFVNGSNDYYGPSPKNPLAYFGGPSKAHRTPVDLDVDRMQSFFTDQLGWLDLNNRARALEMRGSRLELFGVNDAHRGWDRLDRIPGALDDLRENVGWQDDHGGPEPISIGVTHAPYQRVLNSFVNNGADVIFGGHTHGGQVQVPGYGALVTNCDLPRSKVSGLTTWSHARKTAHLEISAGLGTSIYAPVRFSCRPEAVIVTLTA
- a CDS encoding thymidine kinase, whose product is MAKLYFRYGAMNSGKSTALLQAAYNYEERGQRVLLAKPGVDTKGDDAIVSRLGVTRAADVTFAPDDEVRQVFSARRDAVRAETGSSLACLLVDEAQFLAPHQIDDLLRIAILDDVPVLAYGIRTDFRTVAFPGSRRLLEVAHSLEELKTICRCGRKAVFTARTVGDRFVFDGDQVAIDGQQVTYESLCGACYLAESGGRLA
- a CDS encoding RidA family protein; the encoded protein is MTTVDERLAELGLVLPPVAAPAGSYVPALRTGSLVYTAGQLPFVDGRLPTTGKVGDGHGLVEPADAQALAATCVLNALAAAATVLDSLDDVLRVVKLTGFVASDPGFSGQPGVINGASDLLGQIFGEAGRHARSAVGVAVLPLDSPVEVELVLEVR
- a CDS encoding TadA family conjugal transfer-associated ATPase, with amino-acid sequence MSSAPQLDNAGHPSLTLRHPPSRFTLPPVPALGLDRGTDARFGVQGRLARPERSAFGPLGRLLDDPAVTDVFVTGGVGVWVDRGDGAEPETSIHLSEASARQVAVRLVSLGGRHVDESSPCVDVRLGDGLRVHVVLPPLAVAGTALSIRVPRVESMSLLDLDRRGFFPAGALEAVISCVERRANVLVSGSGGAGKTTFLAALLSEAPVSDRIVTIEDVAELRPRHPHVVALETRQPNLEGAGGVDLSRLVREALRMRPDRLVVGEVRGPEIRDLLSALNTGHDGGAGTVHANGLDDVPARLEALGALAGLGVDALARQAVSAIDAVFHLERRDGRRRLAEIGHLAVTPEGRLVARTGSRG
- a CDS encoding transglycosylase domain-containing protein: MSAQKSKPTSAIGALFGFVGFSVLAGLLVTIGVTPAIAVAGMTASSSIGVFESIPEYIEIGKLQQRNTLYATQGGQQVPFATLYSENRVELSWDEVSPNLKTAVVAGEDRRFYEHGGVDVTSLVRAAVGSAGAGELGASGGGSTLTMQLVRNIRIAQSQQLPTADERDAAYKEATTTTLDRKLEEMKFAIGLEKKYSKDDILLAYLNIAYFGDQTYGVQAAAQHYYNKSAADLTVPEAASLIAIVQYPDSRNMSTPEKYPANKARRDVIIKSMLAEKDIDQATADASLATPVESYVVLTAPTQGCGAVTVPSAAYFCDYVKKSIKDLAVLGSSPEERQANWNTGGYDVYTTLNLDLNENAKAQVDKYAPASEANFQLGSVVDSVEAGTGRVVVMAQNTTFSETSSPDRTLTSVNYSTDRDYGGSIGFQPGSTYKPFTLIDWLEQGHGIYESVNAKPRTFNMTIDGSRGNKYAPKNDAGEQPGQMSVADATAKSMNTAYAAMAEKLDIADINGVAKKLGVHRADGGEMHDFASSILGTADEIAPLTMATAYAGIAAGGVYCSPIIVDNIKDDKGVDLGGQPQSCSQVVDPQVAAAAAVAMQGLWRNGTGVGGLPADGYPEIGKTGTTDLKDQIWIIGATSKIATAVWQGVADGPKKSLRSYNSPNLAGSTSYATARVQYFKAVQSVNNTVYPGGAFGEASGAVLRGSGVAVPDMAGTTPSAAQALLRGVSLVYADGGTQPSALPAGQVIGSDPAVGSVVSKGTTVKVFTSDGSGAAAVPDVTRQKVGDAVKSIGGAGFDASKVSIAGFTPGDGKNACQVASTNPAANTSVAKDSAIGLTVYGDRDGNDPGNCA
- a CDS encoding type II secretion system F family protein, whose product is MTGGPGRRPGSPGPGRRRTRRSRLTPAAVLVERLAVLIGAGVAPARAWGHVGAVEPPGVIRRLAEAVALDGGDGVAVSTSLVSWLDTRPFEGAQDPDGHDRTWRQVACAWRVAETSGAPMADCLHSLVSALRSADEARRDVQVALSGPRATANVVLALPPVGLLFSLGLGFDTGAVLVGTPIGWACVGVAGGLVMVARRWNARLVRGALPSSRVPGLRPELLAVALSGGASWSSGLATVDEAIVSCGIEAAVTEPPGGAGPVGESADRVERRRCEAVLDLSRRAGAPAGLLLRSEARELRLEARTAAQAAAGRLGVTLMLPLGVCILPAFLVIGVVPLVVSLVSSTAGSW
- the acs gene encoding acetate--CoA ligase, with the protein product MLDGTDDQPTEGRTFAPPADFVRTAVVGSDLAGRAAADRLAFWGDQARERLTWDRVPTETLDWTDAPFARWFADGTLNVAYNCLDRHVEAGHGDRVALHWEGEPGDARSVTYAELTDDVKRAANLLLSLGVQAGDRVVVYLPQIPEAVVTMLAVARIGAVHSVVFGGFSAESLRARIDDAGARLVVTADGGWRKGAVSPLKAAVDEALAVDGDSTVEHVLVVRRGGNDVDWTDGRDVWWHDAIETVDAEHVAEPFEAEHPLFILYTSGTTGKPKGILHTSGGYLTQVAYSHSVVFDLHPETDVYWCTADVGWITGHSYVVYGPLANGATQVLYEGTPDFPAPGRWWDLVEKYGVTIFYTAPTAIRGFMKSGREIPAARDLTSLRLLGSVGEPINPEAWLWFREVIGAGRTPIVDTWWQTETGAQMISALPGVTTTKPGSAQTPLPGISVDVVDDHGTPVANGESGLLVVSEPWPSMLRGIWGDPDRYVETYWSRFGDRYFAGDGARRDEDGDIWLLGRVDDVMNVSGHRLSTAEIESALVSHPIVAESAVVGAADETTGQAVVAFVILRNKARTTQTPEEAVATLRAHVAHQIGAIARPRTVVLVDELPKTRSGKIMRRLLRDVAEGREVGDTTTLADTSVMSVITAEMR